The Granulicella sibirica genome has a segment encoding these proteins:
- a CDS encoding YncE family protein: MPSPHRTTSIRFHKLAALAALPLSLVGCRHPGFPETPAGYREYAYVSNGGTNTVSVLDLVYLRSDRTLQVGSQPSALLANPVRNEIYVVNTQSGSISVIDALANNVVATIPVHRMPVSIDVDPTGHRAFVSNSGSNSISVLDLDQRREIAEVPAEQPGKAHLSPDSRSLVVPSQASGSVSIFAVGAIPQPGVLSSKEVPLSRRAHFTGCPGADSTVILPDSSKAFVACSSAHQVMALNLAAANASWSARQDPSLTTDRLLTMVEVGSTPIHLALKPDGGEVFVSNMNSDSISEIATQTNDVGGTYMIGTKPVSGIVSEDNSRLFVSNSGDDSIGLYSIDDGKLVSSLHTGSGPSSLAFSADEHLLLAVDAHSGDVSVIRTLSKLGPNLFTILPAGSGPNAIVTKVVSRQPRV, translated from the coding sequence GTGCCCAGTCCCCATCGAACCACATCAATCAGGTTCCATAAGCTTGCGGCTCTAGCCGCCCTGCCGCTCTCACTCGTGGGTTGCCGTCATCCCGGTTTTCCTGAGACTCCAGCCGGTTATCGCGAGTACGCTTACGTCTCAAACGGTGGAACCAATACCGTCTCGGTTCTCGACCTCGTCTACCTCAGGTCGGATCGTACCCTCCAAGTTGGCTCGCAACCTTCAGCGCTCCTAGCCAACCCGGTACGAAACGAGATCTATGTCGTCAACACGCAGTCCGGCAGCATCTCCGTGATCGACGCGTTAGCCAACAACGTCGTCGCCACGATTCCTGTGCATCGCATGCCGGTCTCGATTGACGTCGACCCGACTGGACACCGGGCGTTCGTCAGCAATTCCGGTTCGAATTCCATCAGCGTTCTAGACCTCGACCAAAGAAGAGAGATCGCCGAGGTTCCTGCAGAGCAGCCTGGAAAAGCCCACCTCTCGCCGGACAGCCGCTCTCTTGTCGTCCCGAGCCAGGCATCCGGATCCGTCTCAATCTTCGCTGTTGGCGCAATCCCCCAGCCCGGCGTTCTATCCAGTAAGGAAGTGCCTCTGAGCCGGCGCGCGCATTTCACCGGCTGCCCGGGTGCTGACTCGACCGTAATTCTCCCTGACTCGTCAAAGGCTTTCGTGGCGTGTTCGTCCGCACACCAGGTGATGGCCCTCAATCTCGCCGCAGCGAACGCCTCCTGGTCAGCTCGACAGGATCCAAGCCTGACAACAGATCGGCTGCTGACGATGGTCGAAGTTGGATCGACCCCAATCCATCTCGCACTCAAACCGGATGGCGGAGAAGTGTTCGTCTCGAACATGAACTCGGACAGTATCTCGGAGATTGCGACACAAACGAACGATGTCGGCGGAACGTACATGATCGGGACGAAACCCGTCAGCGGTATCGTGAGCGAAGACAATAGCAGGCTGTTCGTCTCAAATTCCGGCGACGACTCGATCGGGCTCTATAGCATCGACGACGGCAAGCTCGTCTCGAGCCTGCATACCGGCTCCGGACCAAGCTCCCTGGCGTTCTCGGCTGACGAGCATCTCCTGCTTGCGGTCGATGCGCACTCCGGAGACGTCTCGGTCATTCGAACGCTGAGCAAGCTTGGCCCGAACCTGTTCACGATCCTGCCAGCCGGGAGCGGGCCAAACGCCATCGTGACCAAGGTCGTTTCCCGACAGCCAAGAGTCTGA
- the ccsA gene encoding cytochrome c biogenesis protein CcsA, with product MANQGTSSHRIPPMIILGFVATLAILAYATWLALYVAPTEATMGNVQRIFYYHVPANILAEIFPYVNFIASGIYLYYRTRNPERALAADALALASAELTVVFASIGLGSGMLWARPVWGIWWTWDARLTTFLLLWLLYVSYLVLRRFSSTGQTQTLAAILSVFAAVDVPIVFMSIRWWRTQHPAPVFGGDGSLDPGMWPAFLWNSFGWLFWGTLVCLVRYKLERRRQLNEQNVAYAALDGADHLAPTRVLNSSVTHS from the coding sequence GTGGCAAACCAAGGCACATCCTCGCATCGCATTCCGCCCATGATTATTCTGGGCTTTGTCGCGACTCTCGCCATACTCGCCTACGCGACCTGGCTGGCGCTCTACGTCGCTCCGACTGAAGCGACCATGGGAAATGTCCAGCGAATCTTTTACTACCATGTGCCGGCGAACATCCTTGCCGAGATCTTCCCTTACGTCAACTTCATTGCGTCCGGAATTTACCTCTACTACCGAACCCGGAACCCGGAGCGGGCGCTTGCGGCCGACGCTCTCGCCCTCGCCTCGGCTGAGCTGACCGTCGTCTTCGCCTCGATCGGCCTTGGAAGCGGCATGCTCTGGGCGCGTCCCGTCTGGGGCATATGGTGGACGTGGGACGCACGTCTGACAACTTTTCTCCTGCTCTGGCTGCTCTACGTCAGCTACCTCGTTCTCCGACGCTTCTCCTCCACCGGCCAGACCCAAACGCTCGCGGCGATTCTGTCTGTCTTCGCTGCCGTTGATGTGCCTATCGTGTTCATGTCTATCCGTTGGTGGCGCACGCAGCATCCCGCACCTGTATTCGGTGGCGACGGTTCGCTCGACCCTGGAATGTGGCCCGCGTTTCTTTGGAACTCGTTCGGCTGGCTGTTTTGGGGAACGCTTGTCTGCCTCGTCCGCTATAAGTTGGAGAGACGTCGTCAGTTGAACGAGCAGAACGTCGCTTACGCCGCTTTGGACGGAGCGGATCATCTCGCTCCGACTCGCGTCCTGAATTCATCCGTTACCCACTCCTAG
- a CDS encoding glycosyltransferase family 2 protein, with amino-acid sequence MSNVLKYSIVVPFHNEEENVTTLYDRVKHVMEQVGDSFELVFVDDGSRDRTYRLLEEIAAVDSRVLVIKLRRNFGQTSALAAGFDHAQGEFVLAMDGDLQHEPLEIPNFLAKLEEGYDVVSGWRSQRGDNFVMRRIPSMLANKLMARFSGVAIHDFGTTFKAYRREVIQNIPLYGEMHRFIPALASWYGASICEIPISNPQRVAGKSHYGIGRTFRVFFDLLTIRFLLRYMTRPLHFFGTIGATGMLTGSLLAAWLLLHKLLTHHDVAGEHGPLFMIAAVLILAGIQMLGIGLLGELQVRHFHTANHRAPYAVDRILRLRSSEESMHQS; translated from the coding sequence ATGAGTAACGTGTTGAAATATTCCATCGTCGTCCCGTTTCACAACGAAGAGGAGAACGTGACAACCCTGTACGACCGGGTCAAGCACGTTATGGAGCAGGTTGGGGACTCGTTCGAGTTGGTGTTTGTCGACGACGGCTCCCGCGATCGCACGTACCGTCTGCTGGAGGAGATTGCCGCAGTCGACTCGCGAGTTCTCGTGATTAAGCTGCGCCGCAACTTCGGGCAGACTTCGGCGCTTGCCGCCGGGTTCGATCACGCGCAGGGGGAGTTTGTCCTCGCCATGGATGGCGACCTGCAGCACGAGCCGCTCGAGATTCCCAACTTCCTCGCCAAGCTCGAAGAGGGATATGACGTCGTGAGCGGATGGCGCTCGCAGCGCGGCGACAACTTCGTGATGAGACGGATTCCGTCGATGCTTGCCAATAAGCTGATGGCACGTTTCTCCGGGGTCGCGATCCATGACTTCGGAACGACCTTCAAGGCGTATCGCCGCGAGGTGATTCAAAACATTCCGTTATATGGCGAGATGCACCGATTCATTCCGGCGCTGGCAAGCTGGTATGGCGCGAGCATCTGCGAGATTCCGATCTCGAACCCGCAACGGGTTGCAGGCAAGAGCCACTACGGGATCGGTAGAACGTTCCGGGTGTTCTTCGATCTGCTGACGATTCGGTTTCTCCTTCGCTACATGACGCGTCCTCTGCACTTCTTCGGGACCATTGGTGCGACGGGAATGCTGACCGGAAGTCTTCTTGCGGCGTGGCTGCTGCTGCACAAGCTGCTGACGCATCATGATGTGGCTGGCGAACACGGTCCTCTGTTCATGATCGCCGCGGTGTTGATCCTCGCGGGAATCCAGATGCTTGGCATCGGATTGCTTGGTGAGCTTCAGGTGCGTCATTTCCACACCGCAAACCATCGCGCTCCGTACGCTGTCGACCGGATTCTTCGGCTGCGTTCGAGCGAGGAGAGCATGCACCAATCATGA
- a CDS encoding alcohol dehydrogenase catalytic domain-containing protein, whose protein sequence is MRAIQILETGGPEVLTLQELPTPAPAPHEALIRIEACGVNFIDTYFREGRYPASLPYTLGQEAAGTVVSVGREVSAVTPGDRVAWCSIPGTYAEYAVAPESRLVVLPDAISTQQAAAAMLQGMTAHYLTHSTYAFRLVIRC, encoded by the coding sequence ATGAGGGCGATTCAGATCCTCGAGACTGGCGGACCTGAAGTCCTCACGCTCCAGGAACTTCCGACACCGGCTCCAGCGCCACACGAGGCCTTGATTCGGATCGAGGCTTGTGGCGTCAACTTCATCGATACGTACTTCCGCGAGGGGCGATACCCGGCTTCGCTGCCTTACACGCTTGGTCAGGAGGCGGCTGGGACGGTCGTCTCGGTTGGGAGAGAGGTTTCGGCCGTTACGCCCGGGGACCGGGTGGCGTGGTGCTCGATTCCTGGGACCTACGCGGAGTACGCGGTTGCTCCGGAGTCGAGGTTGGTCGTGCTTCCGGACGCAATCTCGACGCAACAGGCTGCGGCTGCGATGTTGCAGGGAATGACGGCTCACTACCTGACTCACTCGACCTACGCGTTCAGGCTGGTGATACGGTGCTGA
- a CDS encoding zinc-binding dehydrogenase gives MLIHAGAGGMGLLLTQIAKRLGARVITTVSTDAKAELSREAGADHVIRYDQEPFDEAVRRFTGGDGLPVVFDSIGRTTFIQSLKCLRPRGLMALYGGASGAVPPFDLIQLSTMGSLFVTRPTLRDYIVTRKELEWRASDVLGWVADGSLKLRLEHSYPLADAADAHRDLEARRTTGKVLLIP, from the coding sequence GTGCTGATCCACGCAGGCGCGGGTGGAATGGGACTTCTGCTGACGCAGATCGCCAAGCGGCTTGGCGCGAGAGTGATTACGACGGTTTCGACGGACGCGAAAGCTGAGCTATCAAGGGAAGCTGGTGCGGATCATGTGATTCGCTATGACCAGGAGCCTTTTGATGAGGCCGTTCGACGATTTACTGGCGGTGATGGACTCCCGGTTGTCTTTGATTCAATTGGGAGGACAACCTTCATCCAATCGTTGAAGTGTCTTCGTCCCCGCGGGCTGATGGCGCTTTATGGCGGAGCCAGTGGGGCCGTTCCTCCCTTCGATCTGATCCAGCTTTCGACGATGGGTTCGCTCTTTGTAACGCGCCCGACCTTGCGGGACTATATCGTTACTCGCAAAGAGCTGGAGTGGCGCGCGAGCGATGTTCTAGGCTGGGTCGCGGATGGCTCGCTGAAGCTGCGACTTGAGCACAGCTATCCGCTGGCGGACGCGGCTGACGCGCATCGCGATCTGGAAGCGAGGCGCACTACCGGCAAGGTTCTGCTGATTCCTTGA
- a CDS encoding catalase family protein: MSEGTTSYLPFSPALEKAAPDEHVIFDELSRTMQHITRTMASHYRHAYRPVHAKSHGVLVGMLEVPPDLPEPLAQGLFAKAGAHPVILRFSTNPGDLLADNVSSPRGLAVKVLKVEGEKLPNHVGNDTQDFVCVNANAFSAPDPKGFLEQIKLFDRTLAVSEGVKHAVSVSARATNAVLKAVHLPSATLEGIGAPATHILGESFSTVAPLRYGNYVAKIGFAPSSESLKKLTGESVDLGADYNALQELIEIFFRHRSAVWDVRVQLALAEDPKLDEKDKDFPIEKADVAWPEEKSPWQTVGRMTVTQQRSYSDARQLFVDEQMSFSPWHGLAAHQPLGGIMRARLKAYEEAKKFRAQRNARVIAEPKSIDEIPA; the protein is encoded by the coding sequence ATGTCTGAGGGAACAACAAGCTATCTTCCCTTTTCGCCTGCTCTCGAGAAGGCCGCCCCGGATGAGCATGTGATTTTCGATGAGCTTTCCCGCACGATGCAACACATCACCCGGACGATGGCGAGCCACTACCGTCATGCATATCGGCCAGTGCATGCCAAGTCTCATGGTGTCCTGGTTGGGATGCTCGAGGTGCCGCCGGATTTGCCGGAACCTCTGGCGCAGGGACTCTTTGCGAAGGCGGGGGCGCATCCTGTGATCCTGCGGTTTTCGACCAACCCGGGCGATCTGCTGGCGGATAACGTCTCGAGTCCGCGCGGACTTGCGGTGAAGGTGCTGAAGGTTGAAGGCGAGAAGCTCCCGAACCACGTGGGAAATGACACTCAGGATTTCGTGTGCGTGAATGCGAATGCATTTTCGGCCCCCGATCCTAAGGGGTTCCTGGAGCAGATCAAGCTGTTCGACAGGACGCTCGCGGTCTCGGAAGGCGTGAAGCATGCAGTTTCGGTGTCTGCGCGGGCGACGAATGCGGTGTTGAAGGCGGTGCACCTTCCGTCGGCAACGCTCGAGGGGATTGGGGCTCCGGCAACGCATATTCTCGGGGAGAGTTTTTCGACGGTGGCTCCGCTCCGGTATGGGAACTATGTCGCCAAGATCGGATTTGCGCCGAGCTCCGAGAGTCTGAAGAAGCTGACGGGTGAGTCAGTCGACCTGGGGGCCGACTACAACGCGCTGCAGGAGTTGATTGAAATCTTCTTCCGCCACCGAAGCGCCGTCTGGGATGTCCGGGTGCAGCTTGCCTTGGCGGAGGATCCCAAGCTGGACGAGAAGGATAAGGACTTCCCCATTGAGAAGGCAGACGTGGCCTGGCCGGAGGAGAAGAGTCCGTGGCAGACGGTGGGAAGGATGACCGTGACGCAGCAGCGGAGCTATTCGGATGCACGTCAGCTTTTTGTGGATGAGCAGATGTCGTTCAGCCCTTGGCATGGGCTCGCGGCGCATCAGCCTCTTGGAGGGATTATGCGGGCGAGGCTGAAGGCTTACGAAGAGGCGAAGAAGTTCCGGGCACAGCGCAATGCGCGGGTCATTGCGGAGCCGAAGTCGATCGATGAGATCCCGGCGTAG
- a CDS encoding toll/interleukin-1 receptor domain-containing protein: MPPETTGRAIFISYRRDDAEGEAGRLFDDLVRAFDEKSVFMDVAGIQPGSDFRKAIDQNVASCGVLLAIVGPHWASITDAQGNHRLENDNDFVRLEIASALTRNVPVIPVLVHEAKMPSADVLPENLKDFSYRNSVELTHARWNSDVALLVEALRSYVHVAKEHETEPIHATVPVQLPPPQPPQPDESASAKSRTPLFAGIAVAVLLAVGAGVFAATHHSQQPAQTAPSPVPAPAPVTPPAPESAALTPFIGRWQNTAQLTPKDSLLRLVVSNGGSQMLVHAYGKCEAGPCDWGTQPAIVDGSKAVTSAYQLRNNPQEVQLERSATLTLEPSADGLGVTITNSYQDAGTHPPGKALTYTFARATGS, from the coding sequence ATGCCACCCGAGACCACAGGCCGCGCCATCTTCATCAGCTACCGTCGGGACGACGCGGAAGGCGAGGCGGGCCGCCTCTTCGACGACCTCGTCCGCGCCTTCGACGAAAAGAGCGTCTTCATGGACGTCGCCGGTATACAGCCAGGATCCGACTTCCGGAAGGCCATCGACCAGAACGTCGCAAGTTGTGGCGTCCTCCTCGCCATCGTCGGCCCCCACTGGGCCTCCATCACCGACGCTCAGGGCAATCACCGGCTCGAAAACGACAATGACTTCGTGCGCCTGGAGATCGCCTCCGCCCTCACTCGCAATGTCCCCGTCATTCCCGTACTCGTTCACGAAGCCAAGATGCCCTCGGCTGACGTCCTGCCCGAGAACCTCAAGGACTTTTCCTACCGCAACAGCGTCGAGCTCACGCACGCCCGCTGGAACTCGGACGTTGCCCTCCTCGTCGAAGCCCTCCGAAGCTACGTCCACGTAGCAAAGGAGCACGAGACAGAGCCAATTCACGCCACAGTCCCCGTCCAGCTTCCCCCACCGCAACCCCCACAACCAGACGAGTCCGCCTCAGCAAAATCCCGCACACCCCTCTTCGCCGGCATCGCTGTAGCTGTACTGCTAGCTGTAGGCGCGGGCGTCTTCGCCGCCACGCATCACTCTCAGCAGCCCGCGCAAACCGCCCCTTCGCCCGTCCCCGCACCTGCGCCGGTCACCCCGCCCGCCCCCGAATCTGCCGCCTTGACCCCGTTCATCGGCCGCTGGCAGAACACAGCGCAGCTAACTCCTAAGGACTCGCTCCTGCGGCTCGTCGTAAGCAACGGCGGAAGCCAGATGCTCGTGCATGCCTACGGAAAGTGCGAGGCCGGGCCCTGCGATTGGGGCACGCAACCCGCAATAGTCGACGGCTCGAAGGCCGTGACCAGCGCATACCAGCTAAGAAACAACCCACAGGAAGTCCAGCTCGAACGGTCCGCCACGCTCACGCTCGAGCCATCCGCGGATGGCCTTGGCGTCACCATCACAAACTCCTACCAGGACGCCGGCACCCATCCACCCGGCAAAGCCCTCACCTATACCTTTGCCAGAGCGACTGGCAGTTAG
- a CDS encoding DUF3309 family protein, whose amino-acid sequence MLLLLVILILVFGFGGYRMGPGLGYYGGGGLSLILTIVLILFLLKVVNI is encoded by the coding sequence ATGCTTCTGCTTCTGGTTATTTTGATTCTCGTCTTCGGGTTTGGCGGCTACCGCATGGGACCTGGGCTTGGCTACTACGGCGGCGGTGGGCTTAGTCTTATTCTTACGATCGTGCTGATTCTGTTTCTGTTGAAGGTGGTTAATATCTAA
- the ribA gene encoding GTP cyclohydrolase II, which translates to MPFQSVTKLADADFPTAWGHFRILGFEGVVANPIPCNVDLPAPATRIESAVALVMGDIHAAPPIVRIHSQCLTGDVFHSLRCDCQQQLHQALDMIAAEGTGILLYEQQEGRGIGLMAKLRAYELQDHGRDTIEANLELGYAADCRHFELPAAILSSLGLTAVRLITNNPEKVEALELAGIQVVERLSATVPSAPTNAQYLQTKREKMGHLVL; encoded by the coding sequence ATGCCTTTCCAGTCCGTAACAAAATTAGCCGATGCCGACTTCCCCACCGCCTGGGGACACTTCCGCATCCTGGGCTTCGAAGGCGTCGTCGCCAATCCCATTCCCTGCAACGTTGATCTCCCTGCCCCCGCCACACGCATCGAGTCCGCCGTCGCCCTCGTCATGGGAGACATCCACGCCGCCCCGCCCATTGTCCGTATCCACTCCCAGTGCCTCACCGGCGACGTCTTCCACTCGCTCCGCTGCGACTGTCAGCAGCAGCTGCATCAGGCACTCGACATGATCGCCGCTGAAGGCACCGGCATCCTTCTCTACGAGCAGCAGGAAGGACGCGGCATCGGTCTCATGGCCAAGCTTCGCGCTTACGAGCTCCAGGACCACGGGCGCGACACGATCGAGGCAAACCTGGAACTAGGCTACGCCGCTGACTGCCGTCATTTCGAGCTTCCTGCGGCGATCCTATCTTCGCTCGGCCTCACTGCCGTCCGCCTCATCACCAATAACCCCGAAAAGGTCGAAGCTCTCGAGCTGGCCGGAATCCAGGTCGTCGAGCGTCTTTCCGCAACGGTCCCCTCCGCCCCAACCAACGCCCAGTACCTCCAAACCAAGCGCGAAAAGATGGGTCACCTCGTCCTATAA
- a CDS encoding M16 family metallopeptidase codes for MSKLKHSGFALALAACLTLSAFAQDENSADKPAAPKPAATSSRPWQKIPIPPLHDFKPSQPKKIVLDNGLTIFLQEDHELPFIDGSILIKGGARNEPADKVGLVSLYGQAWRTSGTATISGDALDEQLARKAATIETGGGLATTSIRWSSLKEDFDSVFASSLDLLLHPAFKADKLALAKRQAETGIARRNDDAAGIASRQAVQLAYGKNNPYGRETEFATVEAVKIDDLAAWHDHTIVANNMIVALDGDFDSAAMETKLRAAFGSMPKGDAFPALADNFPEPKPGVYFVDKTDVDQSNVILVGLGTERRNPDYYALSVMNEIFSGGFGSRVFQAVRTRLGLAYSVSGSYGASYDHPGLFLVEAATKSSSTVAASKAMLDEIGRLKTVPPTATELKNAKDQVLNSFIFHYDSRDKTLAEQVTLALYGYPPDFLERYKDGIEKVTPADVTRVANKYIDASKLAIVVVGNGKEFGTPLSSLGAVTNVDITIPPPPIKATIPKPDAE; via the coding sequence ATGAGCAAGTTGAAGCACTCCGGGTTCGCCCTGGCACTCGCGGCGTGCCTCACCCTGTCCGCCTTCGCCCAGGATGAGAATTCGGCCGATAAGCCAGCCGCACCCAAGCCGGCAGCCACCTCGTCCAGACCCTGGCAGAAGATTCCCATCCCGCCCCTCCACGACTTCAAGCCCAGCCAGCCCAAAAAGATCGTCCTCGACAACGGCCTCACCATCTTCCTCCAGGAAGACCACGAGCTCCCCTTCATCGACGGCTCCATCCTTATCAAGGGCGGCGCACGCAATGAGCCCGCCGACAAGGTCGGCCTCGTCTCGCTCTACGGCCAGGCCTGGCGCACCAGCGGCACCGCCACCATCTCCGGCGACGCTCTCGATGAGCAGCTCGCCCGCAAAGCCGCCACCATCGAAACCGGCGGAGGCCTCGCCACCACCTCTATCCGCTGGTCCTCGCTCAAGGAAGACTTCGACAGCGTCTTCGCGTCTTCGCTCGACCTCCTCCTCCACCCGGCCTTCAAGGCCGACAAGCTCGCCCTCGCCAAACGCCAGGCCGAAACCGGCATCGCCCGCCGCAATGACGACGCGGCAGGGATCGCCAGCCGTCAGGCCGTCCAGCTCGCCTACGGCAAGAACAACCCCTACGGCCGCGAGACCGAGTTCGCCACCGTCGAAGCCGTCAAGATCGACGACCTCGCCGCCTGGCACGATCACACCATCGTCGCCAACAACATGATCGTCGCCCTCGACGGCGACTTCGACTCCGCCGCAATGGAGACCAAGCTCCGCGCTGCCTTCGGCTCCATGCCCAAGGGCGACGCCTTTCCCGCTCTCGCCGACAACTTCCCCGAGCCGAAACCGGGTGTCTACTTCGTCGACAAGACCGACGTCGATCAGTCCAACGTCATCCTCGTCGGGCTCGGCACCGAGCGCCGCAACCCCGACTACTACGCCCTCAGCGTCATGAACGAGATCTTCTCGGGCGGCTTCGGGTCCCGCGTCTTCCAGGCCGTCCGCACCCGCCTCGGCCTCGCCTACTCGGTCAGCGGAAGCTACGGCGCTTCCTACGATCACCCCGGCCTCTTCCTCGTCGAAGCCGCCACCAAGAGCTCCAGCACAGTCGCCGCCAGTAAAGCCATGCTCGACGAGATCGGCCGCCTCAAAACCGTCCCCCCCACCGCCACCGAACTGAAGAACGCCAAGGACCAGGTTCTCAACTCCTTCATCTTCCACTACGACTCCCGCGACAAGACCCTCGCCGAACAGGTCACCCTCGCCCTCTACGGCTACCCGCCCGACTTCCTCGAGCGCTACAAGGACGGCATCGAAAAGGTCACACCCGCCGACGTCACTCGCGTCGCCAACAAGTACATCGACGCCTCCAAACTTGCCATCGTCGTCGTCGGCAACGGCAAGGAATTCGGCACGCCTCTCTCCTCGCTAGGTGCCGTCACCAACGTCGACATCACCATCCCGCCCCCACCCATCAAGGCCACGATTCCCAAACCGGACGCCGAATAG